Proteins from a single region of Erythrobacter sp.:
- a CDS encoding YbjN domain-containing protein → MDYSAEDDAAPVEMLAALFEARGWPCEMVSDEEMSGEVQGSWANYQLRAIWRPEDRVLQFLCLPDIRVTDDKRGSAYELLCLVNEQMWLGHFDIWSNGDVLLYRHGALLGEEGRLTIDMAQSLVEIAIDECDRFYPAFQFVLWGDKSPRAALEAAMVDAAGEA, encoded by the coding sequence ATGGACTATTCCGCCGAGGATGATGCCGCGCCGGTCGAAATGCTCGCTGCGCTGTTCGAGGCGCGCGGGTGGCCGTGCGAGATGGTCTCCGACGAGGAGATGAGCGGCGAGGTGCAGGGCAGCTGGGCCAATTACCAGCTGCGCGCGATCTGGCGGCCGGAAGACCGGGTGCTGCAATTCCTCTGCCTGCCCGATATCCGCGTCACCGATGACAAGCGCGGTTCGGCCTATGAACTGCTCTGCCTCGTCAACGAACAGATGTGGCTGGGGCATTTCGACATCTGGTCGAACGGCGATGTCCTGCTCTATCGCCACGGCGCGTTGCTGGGCGAGGAAGGGCGCTTGACGATCGACATGGCGCAATCGCTGGTCGAGATCGCGATCGACGAGTGCGACCGCTTCTACCCCGCCTTCCAGTTCGTGCTGTGGGGCGACAAGAGCCCGCGCGCGGCGCTCGAAGCGGCGATGGTTGACGCGGCGGGCGAGGCCTGA
- a CDS encoding pyrroline-5-carboxylate reductase family protein, protein MTNQLLIIGCGNMGGAMLAGWLAAGVDPARLSVLDPALSEAPAGVALYRDAAAVPSTHDAVLLGFKPQQLGQLGPGLQGLTTGRTVYSLLAGIRLDQLQAAFPGAAAHVRVMPNLAARINKSPVILAEAGLDAARRDAAFALFGQLGTALWLDGEAQFDLVTALAGSGPGFVYRFIDALAGAAADLGLDQASADALALATVEGAAALAATSDVGPATLADRVASPGGMTREGLNVLDEEAALRRLLTETLRATAAKGAALSKGS, encoded by the coding sequence ATGACGAACCAGCTTCTTATCATCGGTTGCGGCAATATGGGCGGGGCGATGCTGGCCGGCTGGCTGGCAGCGGGCGTCGATCCGGCACGGCTTTCTGTGCTCGATCCGGCCCTCTCCGAAGCGCCCGCAGGCGTTGCGCTCTACCGCGATGCTGCCGCGGTGCCGAGCACGCATGATGCGGTGCTGCTCGGGTTCAAGCCGCAGCAACTGGGCCAATTGGGGCCGGGCCTGCAAGGGCTGACAACGGGCCGGACGGTCTATTCGCTGCTTGCCGGAATAAGGCTGGATCAGCTCCAGGCCGCCTTTCCCGGGGCCGCCGCCCATGTGCGGGTGATGCCCAATCTGGCTGCGCGTATCAACAAATCGCCCGTGATCCTCGCCGAGGCAGGACTGGACGCAGCGCGGCGCGACGCTGCCTTTGCTCTGTTCGGGCAGCTGGGGACGGCGCTGTGGCTCGATGGCGAGGCGCAGTTCGATCTCGTCACCGCGCTGGCCGGATCGGGGCCGGGCTTTGTCTACCGCTTCATCGATGCGCTGGCGGGGGCGGCTGCCGATCTCGGGCTGGATCAGGCGAGCGCCGATGCGCTGGCGCTGGCCACGGTCGAGGGCGCAGCGGCGCTGGCGGCGACGTCCGATGTCGGCCCGGCCACCCTCGCAGACCGCGTGGCGAGCCCGGGCGGGATGACGCGCGAGGGACTGAACGTGCTCGACGAAGAGGCAGCGCTGCGGCGGCTGCTGACCGAGACTTTGCGCGCCACCGCTGCCAAGGGCGCGGCGCTCTCCAAGGGTAGTTAA